From Candidatus Methylomirabilota bacterium, the proteins below share one genomic window:
- a CDS encoding CDP-alcohol phosphatidyltransferase family protein, whose protein sequence is MTVPLMANALTAVRLLLIVPFALLMARGGTRYAALAALMLAVAIATDLLDGPLARRRGTVSAAGGTFDHTADFLFVNSGLAAGASRGAFPWILPVLVAAAFIQYVADSYWLHRGRTLRTSRLGRYNGILYFAPLGGDILIRLGLSFLQPLLTLLVWILVVSTLISMAERLRAVMALSRRARESPAGEREDPSRH, encoded by the coding sequence ATGACGGTTCCCCTCATGGCCAATGCCCTGACCGCTGTCCGGCTTCTCCTCATCGTGCCGTTCGCGCTGCTCATGGCTCGAGGCGGGACGCGCTATGCGGCGCTGGCCGCTCTCATGCTGGCCGTGGCCATCGCCACGGATCTTCTCGACGGGCCCCTCGCCCGACGCCGAGGCACCGTGAGCGCGGCGGGCGGCACCTTCGATCACACGGCCGATTTCCTCTTCGTCAACAGCGGCCTGGCCGCGGGGGCTTCGCGGGGCGCCTTCCCGTGGATCCTGCCCGTCCTCGTCGCGGCCGCCTTCATCCAGTACGTCGCGGATTCGTACTGGCTCCATCGCGGCCGCACGCTCCGCACGAGCCGGCTGGGCCGCTACAACGGCATCCTCTACTTTGCCCCGCTGGGCGGCGACATCCTCATCCGCCTCGGGCTCAGCTTCCTCCAGCCCCTCCTCACGCTCCTCGTCTGGATCCTTGTGGTCAGCACCCTCATCTCGATGGCAGAGCGGCTGCGGGCGGTCATGGCGCTTTCGCGTAGAGCTCGCGAGTCGCCCGCCGGAGAAAGAGAAGACCCATCCCGGCATTGA
- a CDS encoding D-aminoacylase: MDDLAIRGGLVIDGTGVPGREAEVFVRDERIVAIEPGAGRTARRTIDARGQVVAPGFIDIHTHSDFTLPLNPRAEGKIRQGVTTEVVGNCGFSVAPALPGTAALLGDYLGASAPGLPFQDATFAEYLDRFPSVSVNTIMQVGHNTLRLMTVGMERRPATPDELDRMTGLLAEALEAGAIGLSSGLFTAPGSYAGSDEILALARVLARYGATYASHVRDEANRGFEAVREAMAVAEATGIHVQIAHLKLSGTDNWGRAQALLAEIDAARRRGLKIDCDQYPYDTGTNPLRNLLPGWVQEGGVSAMLERLAQPAVRGRIREDLARDGLTNFGRIPSWDAVRIAVSPFHPADAGRNFGDLARRREIDPLDAVCDVLLDDRGHTRILIRSMAEEDVDQITRTPWVLVGSDGSALAPYGVTGQGKPHPRYYGTFARVLGSCVRERGLLTLPQAVRKMTGGSAAALGLADRGELRPGAWADITVFDPDTIAERATYDEPHQYAAGISTVIVNGAVVIDGGDHTGALPGRVLRFPPARRLTVAGPRGV, translated from the coding sequence ATGGATGACCTCGCGATCCGCGGTGGGCTCGTCATCGACGGAACCGGTGTGCCCGGACGCGAGGCCGAGGTCTTTGTGCGCGATGAGCGCATCGTGGCCATCGAGCCGGGGGCGGGCCGTACGGCGCGCCGGACCATCGATGCCCGCGGCCAGGTGGTGGCGCCTGGCTTCATAGACATCCACACGCACTCCGACTTCACCTTGCCCCTGAACCCGCGCGCCGAAGGCAAGATCCGCCAGGGCGTGACCACCGAGGTCGTGGGCAACTGCGGATTCTCAGTCGCGCCCGCGCTGCCCGGCACGGCCGCCCTGCTCGGGGACTACCTCGGGGCCAGCGCCCCGGGTCTGCCGTTCCAGGACGCGACGTTCGCCGAGTACCTCGACCGCTTCCCCTCCGTCTCCGTCAACACGATCATGCAGGTCGGTCACAACACGCTGCGGCTCATGACGGTGGGCATGGAGCGCCGCCCTGCGACTCCGGACGAGCTGGACCGGATGACAGGCTTGCTCGCGGAGGCGCTGGAGGCGGGCGCGATTGGTCTGTCGTCCGGGCTCTTCACCGCGCCCGGGAGCTACGCGGGATCCGATGAGATTCTCGCTCTCGCGCGGGTGCTCGCGCGCTACGGCGCCACCTACGCGTCGCACGTCCGCGACGAAGCCAATCGCGGCTTCGAGGCGGTTCGCGAGGCGATGGCCGTCGCGGAGGCAACGGGAATCCATGTGCAGATCGCCCACCTCAAGCTGTCGGGGACCGACAACTGGGGCAGGGCGCAAGCGCTCCTGGCGGAGATCGACGCCGCGCGGCGCCGCGGCCTCAAGATCGACTGCGATCAGTACCCGTACGACACCGGGACCAACCCGCTGCGCAACCTCTTGCCGGGCTGGGTGCAGGAGGGCGGCGTTTCCGCGATGCTCGAGCGGCTGGCCCAACCGGCCGTCCGCGGGCGCATTCGCGAGGACCTCGCGCGCGACGGCCTCACCAACTTCGGACGGATCCCGTCATGGGACGCCGTGCGCATCGCCGTCTCGCCGTTCCATCCCGCCGACGCCGGCCGGAACTTCGGGGACCTCGCGCGACGCCGAGAGATCGATCCCCTTGACGCCGTCTGCGATGTCCTCCTCGACGACCGGGGCCATACCCGCATTCTCATCCGAAGCATGGCGGAAGAGGACGTGGACCAGATCACGCGCACGCCGTGGGTGCTCGTGGGCTCCGACGGCAGTGCCCTGGCGCCCTACGGGGTGACCGGCCAGGGCAAGCCGCATCCCCGGTACTACGGCACCTTCGCGCGCGTGCTCGGGTCCTGCGTGCGTGAGCGCGGGCTCCTGACGCTGCCGCAGGCCGTTCGCAAGATGACGGGCGGCTCCGCGGCGGCCCTGGGTCTCGCCGACCGCGGCGAGCTCCGGCCGGGGGCGTGGGCGGACATCACCGTGTTCGATCCCGACACCATCGCCGAGCGGGCGACCTACGACGAGCCCCATCAGTACGCGGCCGGCATCTCCACCGTCATCGTCAATGGCGCCGTGGTGATCGACGGCGGTGACCACACGGGGGCCCTCCCGGGCCGGGTCCTTCGCTTCCCCCCGGCGCGCCGCCTGACGGTGGCGGGCCCGCGCGGCGTGTGA